Below is a window of Chelmon rostratus isolate fCheRos1 chromosome 23, fCheRos1.pri, whole genome shotgun sequence DNA.
accatTCTTAGACAGGACGTCTGACTGGGAATCTTCCAGCATGCAGACTTTGAGGAAGCGGTGCGTCGGTTCCTCACCGAGGCGAGGTCTGCCGCGCCTCCTCCTGCCAGACGAATCTCTGGGAGACGATAACCTGAGAGTACACATGAAGGGCGCAGTGATTCATGAAGTGGGGACTTTGTAATAAAGACGTAAAGATTTGTGGAGAGTAACATTTATTTGTGAAAGAAACCTGAGAATACCTCACAGGAATACCTGTGAGCAGATATGTCGACGTCTTTCACTTGTAGTTACCTGGTGTACATTTGGGTTCTATCAGCTGACGTCGCGGCAAAGCTGGACGGAGAACCAGCTCGTGTCTGTGGAGGATGGAGGTCTTCGCTGCTGCTCTGAGGATCCTCTCCGGTCTGGAACAGGTTTGCCCAAAAAACATACAGGCCTTGTTTTATGGAAACTACCTGGATCAACCTGCCCCGGGTGCTTCACCTGGCACAAATCAAAGGGACTAACCAAACAGGTTCAgagcatgtgtttctgcaggaagtattactgttattttgtatttttctattctgttgttattcccACTACTATTGTCTCCTGCCTGTAACTAACTAATCTTCCCATATGACAAGTTTGGGGACTCTCCTAAATTGTAGCTACACCGATGAAGAGAGGATACTGTTCCTGGTTCAAGGTGGTTTAGTTGATAAAGACAAGTGATGTTATTTGAAACTATTTTGAGTTCAAAGTACCTTCAGGCGGATGTAGAGGGCTGAGGTTCCTGCTCCGGTCTGCCTGATGCTCCTGTGGATCTCCTCTGGTGTCAGCGTCTTCACTCTCAGAGGCTGGAGTCTCTTCCTTCTGTCGGATGTGAAGACGTCAAAAGGTTTCTGAGCAGCCAGCTGAGGGAAAGTGGACCTCAGCAGGTCCAGGaagtcctcctcctgcagcccacGAGGACACCTCACCTCCTGCACCGGACatttctgaaacactgaaacagacaaaactttATCATGACTTCATCCTTCTTGttctgatttttatttccatccaGTTGTTGCAACAGAGGCTTCTGTAAAGACACTTCATGAATTCAGTCTTTCAAACGCACCCCTTTTTGAGAGCACATCGGTCTGAGAGTCCTCCAGGATGCAGATCCTGAGATCTAGATGGCTCTGCAGGTCACTGATCTGAGGTCTGCTGGTCCTCCTTCTGTCAGACTGACCTCTGGGGGAAGTTAACCCATAGGATAAAAATCGTTAGCACGTTAATAACAAAACAGCATAGTGTTTACTACAGTTACTTCTGACATGATGGTATGACACTGGACACTTCCTACGTGttcatggccaaaagtatgtggacactgGAACAACgtgctctgcagcctccactcctctggTTTCAGGCTTTGTCCACATGTTGAACCTGCTGCAGGGATTCAGTCCcatgcagacacaacagcatcagtgaGGCTGATGCTGTGgatcaggtctggctcacagtccATGTTCCAGCTGATCCCagaggtgttggatggggttgaggtcagagCTCTATGCAGACCAGTCCACTCCTTCACCACACTGGGAAAGCCATTTCTTTATGGAGCTGCTTTATGTCATGTTGAACAaaaactgatggaaaaacaTGTTGTCTAAAGGACACCTGCATGGTTTAGCATTAAACTTCCCCTTCATTGGAAGTACAACAGCATGCTAGTTAATAACAACCAGCTAACAACATGTTGCTATCACTGCCAGCAACGACCAAACAATTATCCTCAGTCACCATGCTAAGCTAATAAGCTGCCTTGGCCACCaaataaaccaaacactgaacacCACGTTACCATGCCAACATGCTTCATTTGTACTCAAAGAACCAAACCGGGAAGAACGGACTAAGAGCACACAAGAGGATGACTAcaggggtgtccacatacttttggcaaTACAGTTAACATTTTCAGTGAACTACTGCGATTTGTGACCTTGATTTTATTTGATAATCTGGGTCCTTCAGATCTTCTCGTCTCTGTCTGGAGCTTGTTGCCGTTTGCACcgacagctgctgctcttcGTCCCCACCATCACCCTCTTCATCATCGTACCACAGGAGGCCCAGACTTCCAGTGTCGTCCACACCTGGACACAGATGGAGTCAAAGGTCCCACTTTTGGATTCATTTTAAGCTGCATGGTGGCTGAAGCTCGTCATGTCCACGAGTTACAGAaacacatcatctgcataaGGTGACATACATACATGGGCTCGCATGCTTATCTGCactctgaaaacaaatcaaGAGGAAAACCAACTTCTGTTGTGACTTCTgtactattttattttattctaatgtGAAACTTCTTTAGTAGAAGATTGCAAGTAAATGATTTTGGTTAATTGGTCTTcaaaaatagcagaaaatgataaacacacagatttcaACTTCACAAACCCCACAATcgaaaatgtcagaaaaacactgagcatAAAATATAGAACAAATATTATCTGTgtaaaaactgctgctgttcacacacagtttgttctAAATGCTTTCAGCACCCTCACTTCAGCTGACATCTTGTCAGGACTGACACCCCCGGCTCAGTCGATCACCTGCACTTCAGCACCTTTCAGCACGTTCACCTGGACTTCGCTCAGCGGTCACACTTGTGTAAGAGGATTTTgccatttttagttttaaatgaAACTCAAGGCTCAAGGGGACACCAGGGGCTGGTTGTACCAACAGGGCCTACACCTGGTCTCGAGTCTGTCCTATCTTGGCGTTCTAAGTCCGACCTAATACTTCCCCCAGTTGCATCATCTAGGCTTAAGCTGTATTTTTGGAATGTAAATCTTCCGACTTTAAACAATACAGCTTGTAAAACTGATCAACACGGTAACGACATATATCACATGTCCAGGGGGGCCCATATCCCGTTAATTTAGTGGCATCTGGTGGTGagattgcagattgcaaccaactgagcACGCCTTGGCTCATCCTTTTCCAAGCCtgtaggagaacctacagaGGCCAGAAAAATATGCCAAGTCCCTCTCTGGAGTCAGTgtgtggtttgtctgttctgggctactgtagaaacatggcggtgaaACGTGGCGGACCCGCTCCCTGTCAACATGAAGAGCTCATGCCgaggtaacgaaaacacaacagttcttATGTTGAGGTGATTCCACAGTAATGGGAACAAATCAATGAATATTATGTTCCACTTCTGCCAATGCATCCCTGTAAAACCTTCGCGCTGGCCCTTTAACAGTGTATCCTAGCAACATGCACTGCTAGGCAACTCCTCTCACTCTGATTGGATGGAAGTCGTTCCTTCGCTGGTTCGGTTGAGGCATGACAAATGGGACTGGTTCGGGTAAGACTATCAGGGTCGTGCCTTCACCTTCCCCGGAAAAATAAATATGGCAAAGCGCACGCCGCGCTTGTCTGCGTGGTGACGATGTGATTATGCGCGCTGTCATTGGCTGGGGGCGACACAGCCACTGCCCCAGGAACACGGCAGAATTAAGAgaccccccaccaccaccacaacactTCATCCATCCTCAGAAATGACTCGTTCTAAACGGCGACgggtttgtttttcctctttttataaCACGTTTGAAGAGAAAAGCGTGCAGACTTTGGCCTAcctgactgctgtgtgtgctgctgctcttcttcgtcttcttcctcaCTCACAACAACCAGCTCATGGCCTTCCAGATCTGGATCCAGGGCTTCGTGTTTCAAGTCACAAGTAAAACAAAAccagataaatatatatatttttaaagttgCTATGAACAGCCGAAAGCCACACGCGAGGTTGAATGCGGCAGCTAATGAAGCGGTGATCGTGCGCTGTGGATGGACGTGAACCAAATGTGAAAACCGGCTTCACGAACAGAAGCTGGTGTCACTTTTCGCATGCCGATTTGTAAGTCACATCGTGAAAATGTGCGCCAGCGTTCACCTGACGCCCTATGAAGCGTGCATGTTTGTCAGCCAGCAAAGCGACGTAAAATTAGCCGGTTTTCAAATTAAGTTCCACGATCCACAAATAAAGGAAACGCTATTGTTGATCAGTCTGAGTTTTCAGCCACTGACCTCTTCTCTCCAGTTTGACCCGAGGCTGCAGGAGAAGCTccagctgcctcctctgccGGTCGATCTCCCGTCGGAAGCCCGAAGCCTCCTCCTCGTACCCGGCTACGGTTCTCTCTACCACCGCTAAGATTTCCTGCGCGGCTGTCGTCAGTTTCTCGGTGACGATTCCTCTCAGTATCTCCGCTTTGGACATGTTATTAAGACCGTCGAGCATCTCCGAGCCGCCGCTGCTCCTCTCCATCcagtaaaacatcttttttcttcccacagTACTGATTTCATGCACGgttatttttgcacatttgtccGGACAGTGTCGTTCCGGGTTTTGGTGCAGCTTCTAATAACGTCCGgcgagaaacaaaaacaaagtgggTGTCGGCAGATGACGACGTTCCTTAACTTTTCTAATTTCCTCATAGttataaaatataatttacaCGAAAAGCTTTCAAAAATACGCTGTAACCCAGATTTACACATCACAAGCTCTGAAAGAGGAGCAGCCTCAGACGATTGATGCATCACACTGAGACTTATTGTTGCCTTTCTAAaaaatcatccatccatccatccattctcttccgcttatccggggccgggtcgcgggggcagcagtctaagcaaAAAATCATGTACCCCAAAAATCCCTTACAGTATGTCACATTAATAACTCTACAAAATAaacttatttttttcaattttggtGCCATGTATTAACATACTTCTAACATGGAGAGTCCACATTTTTCTGAGCTACAGTTGCCCAAATTgcaaatgctggaaaaaaaacagccctgtcAACTAAATGTCTACAGCCTCACCATCACCaatgattaaatatttaattgtaTATTCAGTATAATTGTgttctcctgtgttttcttccaTGCTTATTTATGTAGAAATACAAAACTaatatgaagacatttttttttgtcctatTTAAAAAGTAGGTCTTGCTGGAAGGTGAGTATTTCCTaatttccccggcgtgggatCAATGAAGTTACATCTTATGAGACTTGGTGACTCGTTAAACTCGTCAGATCCAGTAATTCACCGGCAAACACGGGAGTAATCATTACCTCACCGAGACTACAAGAAATGATCCCAAAGGTTTTACAACTCTACATCGTCCAGAAATACAGTATGCCACACCACCATGAAGCAGCTCTTTTCACCCTCCTGATCCAGAGCCGAGCCGTCGCTCCACAATGTGGTTAAATGGTGTCTCCTGGTTGCAGGATTAAGAATGAGACTGCAGTCAACAACAATTCAAAGCGTGATCGTAATTTCACAGGGACTGTTTCAGTTCTCTGAAACTGGTTTATTGTAGATGCTGCGAGTAAATACAGGTGGATTCAAATGTACAAACCTttaaatcaacacaaacaaaactgcaagttttttttaaacaaaaaatgttccCACATtgaggaatttaaaaaaaaaattgtctttGTGTTAAGCTGCTCTTTATTATGCTGCTCCGTTCTCAGCCCGAGCTGTAACAAACTATTTGTCTTTGAGGAGTAATTAAAGACCAACTCGACCCACGATGAAAATCCTGCTCGTGCTGCTGACCAGCGGACATCAAGTCCTCACCCCAcaaaaaacccaacaacctgCCGACAGCAGAGCGCCGTCAGTGAGAGCACGAGAACATCACTAAAGGCCCAGACAGTCCAACATGAGtcactttttccttttcatttcttcctttaaAGCAACTTTTAGATTTAGTTAAAGTATcggctgtttttatttttccaacttAAACATTTGAGCTCATGCATATACAGTTCTGCAAACAGTGTGCAGGGGGGCACGAGCAGATTTAATGATCCACTGAGGGCAACAGCTTTCTCTTGAAGGTGACCATGTGTGGGTGGACCGTGCAGAGCAGGGACAGAGCTGAGGGGGGGCGCTGGAGGGACATTAGTAgttattcagcagcagcagaaactggaACAAGAGGTTGGTGACACCCGAAACAATGGCGTGTTCAAAGCAACATTCagaactaacaaaaaaaaaaaacatacccaacaattaaatctaaaaaatgtgacaaattaaCCTTAAAATTGAACGTAATGTAAAATTCTACATTAACTCTGTTTCCAAAAGGTTTGATGTTGCACATTTTTCCCACCGTCAAAATTATTCAGCAGTTTTCATGGGTCTGACGTGTTAACTTCAATTTCTGTAGATAAACAATCACAACGTAAAACTTACTACACAAACACTAACCGACAAAAGGGAAGTCTGGAGATGTtccaaaacactgacaacaaatCCCACAACCACGACCCTGCTGACCCCCTCTGACAGAgactcacctgaaaacagcacaaagtcaatatattgTTTGGCCTTTGactgacaggagcagctaaagactgggaaagatgtggaatgctccaaaaacacctgtttggatcattccacaggtagaCAGGCTGagtggtaacaggtgagagtatcagTATCAGGGgatttcttcacatttcttgCCGGCCTCATCTTGACTCGAGCTCTGTGATACAATTTCACAGCATCTAACACGGGGGTGTCCAAACCTTTTTCACTGAGGGTCACATTCAGAAAAATATAGGAGGGGCTGGGCCACTTTCTAGAGGTGAGATATACAGCCTCAGTACATGATAACAGAAAAACtgccttcatcacagctttcaTAAATGGATGCTTAATGAATTATTCAGAAAAAGGGTTGGCAGCCTCAGATTTCTTCTTAGTCAGGATGGTGGGCTGGACTGCACACTAGTTATGTGCACGCGTGCTTATTAACACACGGATACTGTGGAATATATTGTTAACTCAGCTGAAGTGGACTCAGTGGGAGCTGTGATGCTGCCTTCAGCCTTCtactttgcatttctttggttCTGCCATGTCTGGTAACCTGGGGTAAACTTGTTctgtgattttccttttttggtgGTGCAGCTGCCTTGTTCAACAGTAGCTCCCCCTGGTGTTAAAACTAAGAAATACAACACACTCAGGCAAAGTTTCAAGAGCGGGCCATGTTCTATTCTGTTTATACAATGTCTTGCGGGCCAATTAAAAATGGACTGTGGGCTGCAGTCGGCCCGTGAGCCgtagtttggacacccctgatCTAACACTAAAACAACTTGTGCAAACagagaatgagaaaatgaaatctCTGGACCGTGCCGTTCATTCTGTTAGACAGAAGCTTCAGTCCTGCAGTAACCTGACCCGCTGTGCTGGGTCTTCATGTGTCTTTTCACACAGTGTCTGTACCTGAAGGCCGTGTTGCACTCAGAGCATTTGTAAGGTTTCTCTCCAGTGTGGACCCTCATGTGGACCTGTAACGTCTGGTAAGTACTGAAAGTTTTTCTGCAGATTTCACAGGCGAACGTTGTTCGGGCGGCTGCGGGCTCCCGGTGCCTCAACATATGTTTGGATAAAGTCTCACTGCTGTCGAGGGATTTCCCACACGTGTTGCAGGGGTGCAGCCTCCTACCTGTGTGGGTCAACCTGTGACGTGTGAGCTCGACCTTAGAAGCACATGATTTTGGGCAGAAGTCACATTTGTACGGCTTATTTGCTGCGTGACCCCGCTCGTGGTTGTTTAGCACCCACTTCTGAGCAAACGCTTTGTGGCAAATCTTACACTTGTACGGTTTCTTCCCTGCGTGTCGGGCGACGTGTCCGTTGAGCCCGTTGACAGAAAGGAAAGACTTTGCGCAGAtgttgcagctgtgtgttttcaggtgacTTTGGAGGTGAttcctcagctcctctgcagaCTCTGAATGTCCTCCACACACTCCACAAAGCCTTCCTGGATCGTCCACGTGACTCCAGGCGTGTTTGATCAACATGCTTGCTGACCAGCGCGCAGCTCCGCAGACTTTACAGGACAGAGGAGCGTCGCGGGCGTCGGCCGAAGCCTTCGGAGACTTCGTTCGGATACCGGAGCTTTTGACTCGccgcttcctcctcttcttatCGGGTTCGCTGTCCCTCAGGTGTTTTTCACGTCTGTCTGGTTTCCAGTCGTCGTCGCTCACTTCACCTCTGTCCCCTTCGCTCTCGGAGAGAACCAGCAGAGACCAGAGACGGCCGACGGCCGACTCTGATCCAGCTCCGCCATCAGCTTGCTCGGTTTCCACATCTTCGTGCTGGGATCTTGAGCTACTGGCCAGAACGGGGCTGCGGTGGAAATCAGACATTACAATGACATCAGCatgcagagatgatgaagatgctcctcTCAGCCCCTGGTTGAGTCTCAGTAAAAAGCTGATCTGAGACTCAACCAGGGACTGAgaggagcatcttcatcatGTACCATCCTGGGAGCTGAAGAGAAGTACAGCGAGGAAGACCACATCACGTCTGGGTACATGACTAAAACCGTGATGTGCACCCCTGGCCACACGTGGCTTTTCAACAGGATTAACCAGTAATCTAGCTACTTTTTAATGGGGTTACTAGTAACTGTAACTAATTACTACttttcagtagttttttttcccatcctGAATTGATTCAGCTGGTTCCTTTTTAATTACACTGACTCTAGCTAGGCCGGGGGGGGGCATAATATTTTTTGATATAGTAAAACAGTGAAAGCTTGATGCCATTAAACAGCCGACGCTCTTCACTTACCTTGTTTGATCAGAAGTGGATGAAGAACCTTGAtgaagctcctcctcctcctcttgtgcCTGCAAAAGTTTTGTTCcagaagaaaagcacagaggaaCATCAAAGGATTTGCTGTGGATGTTGGTGTAGTGGATAATGACATTTGGTAGGAAAGCACCAAAATCAGACAAAGTACCTTCAGGCGGATGTAGAGGGCCGAGGTCCCGGCTCCGGTCTGCCTGATGCTCCTGTGGATCTCCTCTGGTGTCAGCGTCTTCACTCTCAGAGGCTGGAGTCTCTTCCTTTTGTCGGATGTGAAGACATCAAACGGTTTCCGAGCAGCCAGCTGAGGGAATGTGGACGTCAGCAGGTCCAGGaagtcctcctcctgcagcccacAAGGATACTGCAGTTCCTGCACTGCATACTTCTTATACACTAAAACACAACAGGGAACATTTCCCACTCAGTTAACGTCGAACTGTCAAAAGTCCAAAACTGAGACAGGCTGAAGAGGGACAGCGTTTGTCCTGCAGCTCGTCCAGGTTAGCATGTTTGAGCTTTTTCATCACTGAGAGCTCGTCcccacagaaaaataatcatttgtctGATTCTCTTTGAAAGAGCGACACTGTTTGACGCTCGGcgtgtgttgcattcagggaccacttcactatttcatgttattttctttattactGAAATGAGTAGTTGCTGTTTTGTCTCACAGgtcaaatacaacatttacagTTTGACAACACATGGCTGACGGCGGCATGCCTCACCCACGGGGTAAAGTTGTATATTTTTTGGAGCTGTAAAAAACCCGTAAAGCCTGACGGGACACATCCGAACACCACTGACCGCGTCATGCTGCACCAAAACAGGACTGCAGAGACGAGGACAGCAGGCAGCAAGCCTCACCAGACTCTCTGCAAGTCCTTCCTTTGCTGCGAAGCACTTTGATTTCCTGAATAAAGgtgctgcacaaataaaatTTAATATTGTGAACTGATTCATCGACAGTTCCAGTTGTTCTTATAGAAattgttgggtagtttaattcATAATGAAACATCACAGTGAATAAACTCTTCATATATTTTCTGTATAAAAAAACGTAAATTGTTCAGTACAAGCGAGGAAAGCGGTCATGAACTTTGACCTGCGAAGTCGTGCTGCTGACCAATAACAAGTCGACCTGAGCCGACCTTTGAACGGACGGACGGAAGCAGAGGGAGTTCACTCATGTTGTCTACAACCAGTTTGACTGAAGCTCCTCTGTCAGAGTACAAACTGAGACGTGCTTCACACATTAGGAAACGAAAACTTATTGTCTCAAAATGTGAGGGAAGGGGGACGCAGTGACTAGAGATAGCATGTTCCTGACATGTGAGTGAATTAACTGggctttcattttgaaatgtgttgttttaataaaagtaaaatgcCATACATACCCCAGGGGCATCTGAATACAGAATTTAAATTTACCATTTTTTGAGAGCACATTAATCTGAGAGTCCTCCAGGATGCAGATCCGGAGATTGACGTGGTTCTGTGGTTCAGTGATCCGACGTATGCAAGCCTTCCTCCTGTCAGGCAGAACTCTGGGCGCCAATGACATTACCAGGTAGATTAAGAGCCAGttaacagaaataaatacacttGTTCTCGTTGGCATTGAACTACTGACACTGAGAAGCAGCTCTTTGTGTCTTTACCTCAAGTTCCGCCTGGTTCGATCAGTGGATGGAGACTCACCACCTTTTCTCTGGGGGGGCTCTTCCTCTCTGGCCTTGACTTCCTCGGGCAGCTAAGACAAGAGTTTGGTCGTCAAGTCATGTTTCCACCGATACAAATCTTCTCTGCACTAAACCTTCTAATTTTTGGTGGAATAAGACAGACGTTCAGGTTGTTGTAGAAAACAGATCTTGTTCCTGAGACTGAAGTGTTGCATCAGGTAAAATACCTTCTGTCGGATGTAGAGGGCTGAAtgcccagctgttttattgATCTCCTCTGGTGTCAGCGTCTTCACTCTCAGAGGCTGGAGTCTCTTACTTCTGTCAGTTGTGAAAAAGTCAAAAGGTTTCTGAGCAGCCAGCTGAGGGAAAGTGGACCTCAGTAGGTTCAGGaagtcctcctcctgcagcccacAAGGAGACCTCATCTCCTGCACCGGGTACTTCTTATACACTAAAACACAAAGATAGCATTCAGTGGGAGGTTAGCTAGGTTGCTAGCTAAAGGCAAATGCCACCAGCTGACAGCACAAAACTCCATTCCAAAACAACCATTTTTAGGTTTATACAGAGGCACATGACTACAGATTCATCCACTTCAAAACCTCTAATGCAGATCAAAACTGCCCAATACACTGAGGCTACCTGGTTCTGAGTCTAACCACTTCTGAAACTTTAGTTTGGGATTAAATACCAGATGCCAGAAAAACGGTTGGTTGCAAAAGTCGGTTGTATGTCCACCCCTTAGAGTTGTTTGGTACTCTAATGTTGCTTGCTGTTGCAAATCTTTGGCTAATAAGAAAGCCAGAATACACCAGCATGGATGCACATCAACTCTCCAGGACCAACACATCCTAATTTCTGTATCTGAGCCTAGCAGATGGGTGGCGGCTGTGTTCTGGATGGTAAAATACTTCAGGGTGACATCTGAACAGTTGGAGATCTTTCAAGTGCTTTGTCAAGTCTTTTGAAGATTTAACACTTATGATGTTTTGGAGAGCGTCCGTCACACCTTGGCAAGCTGGTTAgtccatttttaatttgtgcaaatACACACGTGGACAAAACTGTTGGTACCCCTcagttaatgaaagaaaaacccacaatggtcacagaaataatttgaatctgacaaaagtaataataaatGATAGGTGGTATACCTTTtggctgtgataacatgcaCAGGTAGGGGCTACGCatgtactcatagaactggagttataTCCACAACTTTCCTCGATATAAGGCTGACTCCAGTAACACAAACAATTTCTTTGTCAACACCCTAGTCTTTATCTAATCCCACTATCTGAAGAACTGAAGACCCAATGGATTAACTTCATGGAAATGTTAGCGCAACAACAACGTATCGTAATATCATCGTTATCGTTGGCAACGTACCACATCGCTATCGTTTCATGAGCTACTCTGCGGTTCCCACCCCTAATCCAAGGCACTaatgtggagaggaggagaggcagaggcaaaaaaaaatgccattacTTGCCTTCCGTACTTATCAACCAGCAACGCATCATCCACCTATATTTTGTGCATCCCTTCACAGCGGTCACCAATGCTCAGCGGGTGATCATCcccataaaaacaaacattatgcATAACAATGAATTGTAAAACACATGTACCTGGCTCACACCTGCACTAAACTTTGACAacttcttttgtttgcatgacACACTGGATGTTTTCAACGTAGCAATTTCTTTAATGGCTGAAACTCTGCAGTGTATATCACATTTAAAATTCAGAGAAGTTTTCTTATCGGATGCATCAACACAAAGTGGACTGATTAAATTTACCATTAGCTGAGAGCACATCAGTCTGGGAGTCCTCCAGGATGCAGATCCTGAGATCAATGTAGTTCCTTATTTCACTGATCCGAGGTCGACCAGGCTTCCTCCTGACAGACTGAACTCTGGGCAACAATAAACGGAAAGGAAGGTTGGAAGCGGGTTAATGAAGCAGCAACTTCAGCTGTAGTTTGGACATCCATGTATTTCCACTGGTGTACTGCCGTGCTTTTGGCTCCTACTGAGGCTGTCACCACTCTTAGTTTGTATCTCATTTACAGTAACAGTTGATGAAATTGAAGTACTTTGTGTATTACCTGGTCTGATCAGCAGTGAATGTAGACTCAGCAGCAGCGTCTTTTTTCTTTGATGGATGAAACTCTTCATCAGTGGACTGAAGTTCCTCTTGCGTCTGAAACAAAACAGGTTTGTTCTCGGACGAcatgtttttttggaaaatggcacaaaaataaaccaaattcCAGCAATATACATAAAATGACTGACAGAGTTACACACATAAAAAGTGGCTGCAAAAAGCATAATGTTTTCCCCTTCGCTCCCTGATTTGTCTCCTTCTAAAACAGGGGTGTCCATACTACGGCTCGCGGGCCAACTGCGGCCCACAGTCCATTTTTAATTGGCCCGCAAGAAATTTTATAAATAGAACAGAACATGGCCCGCTCTTGAAACTTTGCCTGAGTGTATTGCACTTCTTAGTTTTAACACCAGGGGGAGCTACTGTTGAACAAGGCAGCTGCACCACCAAAAAAGGACAGTCACAGAACAAGTTTACCCCAGGTTACCAGACATGGCAGAACCAAAGAAATGCGAAGTAGAAGGCTGAAGGCAGCATCACAGCTCCCACTGAGTCCACTTCAGCTGAGTTCAAAATATATTCCACAGTATCCGTGTGTTAATAAGCACGCGTGCACATAACTAGTGTGCAGTACACGTGCAACAAATGGGGGGGGGTCACCATCCTGATTTAGAAgaaatctgaggctgctgttctgagaaTGAGCTGCCAACCCTTTGTGTGATGAAGGCAGTTTTTCTGTTATCATACAGCATATTTGACCAACTGTGAATTGATTTTAATACAGTAAAGGTGAGGCTGTATATCTCACCTCTAGAAAGTGGCCCAGCCCCTCCTATATTTTTCTGAATGTGGCCCTCagtgaaaaaagtttggacacccccGATCTAAAAGAATTTCGTTCCC
It encodes the following:
- the LOC121626322 gene encoding uncharacterized protein LOC121626322 isoform X3, translated to METVDGNSNMSKADILRGIVAEKLTAAAQEVFAVLERTVAGYEEEASALRQEIDRQRRQLESLLQPVVKLETMGEQFPVCEPAAGGGAEPDEEEQHKYEPSHCPVCPGVDNSGSLGLTCYAELQMEEHEEEADREHLTEPDSEIASRSLTPSVQFDQGSAGRPPVIEPQDHIDLRIRVLEDSQIEVLSVYIFKKYPVQEVRCPLDLQEEDFLDLLRSTFPQLAARKLFDIFISDRSRRLQPLRVKTLTPEEIYRSISSSGHSALYIRLKTQEELQSTDEEFHPSKKKDAAAESTFTADQTRVQSVRRKPGRPRISEIRNYIDLRICILEDSQTDVLSANVYKKYPVQEMRSPCGLQEEDFLNLLRSTFPQLAAQKPFDFFTTDRSKRLQPLRVKTLTPEEINKTAGHSALYIRQKLPEEVKAREEEPPQRKGGESPSTDRTRRNLRVLPDRRKACIRRITEPQNHVNLRICILEDSQINVLSKNVYKKYAVQELQYPCGLQEEDFLDLLTSTFPQLAARKPFDVFTSDKRKRLQPLRVKTLTPEEIHRSIRQTGAGTSALYIRLKAQEEEEELHQGSSSTSDQTSPVLASSSRSQHEDVETEQADGGAGSESAVGRLWSLLVLSESEGDRGEVSDDDWKPDRREKHLRDSEPDKKRRKRRVKSSGIRTKSPKASADARDAPLSCKVCGAARWSASMLIKHAWSHVDDPGRLCGVCGGHSESAEELRNHLQSHLKTHSCNICAKSFLSVNGLNGHVARHAGKKPYKCKICHKAFAQKWVLNNHERGHAANKPYKCDFCPKSCASKVELTRHRLTHTGRRLHPCNTCGKSLDSSETLSKHMLRHREPAAARTTFACEICRKTFSTYQTLQVHMRVHTGEKPYKCSECNTAFRYRHCVKRHMKTQHSGSGYCRTEASV
- the LOC121626322 gene encoding uncharacterized protein LOC121626322 isoform X5, with translation METVDGNSNMSKADILRGIVAEKLTAAAQEVFAVLERTVAGYEEEASALRQEIDRQRRQLESLLQPVVKLETMGEQFPVCEPAAGGGAEPDEEEQHKYEPSVDNSGSLGLTCYAELQMEEHEEEADREHLTEPDSEIASRSLTPSVQFDQGSAGRPPVIEPQDHIDLRIRVLEDSQIEVLSVYIFKKYPVQEVRCPLDLQEEDFLDLLRSTFPQLAARKLFDIFISDRSRRLQPLRVKTLTPEEIYRSISSSGHSALYIRLKTQEELQSTDEEFHPSKKKDAAAESTFTADQTRVQSVRRKPGRPRISEIRNYIDLRICILEDSQTDVLSANVYKKYPVQEMRSPCGLQEEDFLNLLRSTFPQLAAQKPFDFFTTDRSKRLQPLRVKTLTPEEINKTAGHSALYIRQKLPEEVKAREEEPPQRKGGESPSTDRTRRNLRVLPDRRKACIRRITEPQNHVNLRICILEDSQINVLSKNVYKKYAVQELQYPCGLQEEDFLDLLTSTFPQLAARKPFDVFTSDKRKRLQPLRVKTLTPEEIHRSIRQTGAGTSALYIRLKAQEEEEELHQGSSSTSDQTSPVLASSSRSQHEDVETEQADGGAGSESAVGRLWSLLVLSESEGDRGEVSDDDWKPDRREKHLRDSEPDKKRRKRRVKSSGIRTKSPKASADARDAPLSCKVCGAARWSASMLIKHAWSHVDDPGRLCGVCGGHSESAEELRNHLQSHLKTHSCNICAKSFLSVNGLNGHVARHAGKKPYKCKICHKAFAQKWVLNNHERGHAANKPYKCDFCPKSCASKVELTRHRLTHTGRRLHPCNTCGKSLDSSETLSKHMLRHREPAAARTTFACEICRKTFSTYQTLQVHMRVHTGEKPYKCSECNTAFRYRHCVKRHMKTQHSGSGYCRTEASV